The Carassius gibelio isolate Cgi1373 ecotype wild population from Czech Republic chromosome B12, carGib1.2-hapl.c, whole genome shotgun sequence genome has a segment encoding these proteins:
- the LOC127969151 gene encoding calcium-binding and coiled-coil domain-containing protein 2-like, with amino-acid sequence MNDGTEEETALVIVETSSYSQVVFNDVPPSYPPNTAVTCRYTITGALEPSQRDWIGIYKVGWNSTQKYYTYVWVVPSLDHVGPEPLVLEVVFSESYLPKDDGEFYQFCYVDSFGHVKGASTPFCFQNPAEASLDCSLEKDLLVITTQEQAEKLEKEKEDFVKEIESLKETNVILKKELGERLHEICRLRSTIEDSKSKDKPEPPLPDVPSLNCTEESLTSLQEKYDRAVQKICLLKKGRTELQQQLELKNGEVLRLNTLLKEAEQNYNKVQDQVKLLQVDVQSSKKDYEKLHAEIQELRIKKTLEDRRAENKALQTSLEHEAQQKEDNCKIQVQALLSQLTEARGLLRCEVQSCKDACKRAETAEQELKEVKRKLEEITLKQTEDEKSNQIQVQLQQAQDKIYEMAETSRSDREKLVERNEELQAEINKLKRTIFDYQVASVAAMSDQISNPQSQLDSLEQTPDSHFYDNIDDMTENPSDQDKQIRVCQHCRVVFPGINEVELVEHEQSHKICPLCTLICDDMEQQEFEDHVYSHED; translated from the exons ATGAATGACGGAACGGAGGAAGAGACGGCCCTCGTTATAGTGGAGACCTCATCGTACTCGCAGGTAGTTTTCAACGATGTTCCTCCATCATATCCGCCGAACACCGCGGTTACTTGCCGGTACACTATCACCGGTGCTCTGGAGCCAAGCCAGAGGGACTGGATCGGTATCTATAAG GTTGGTTGGAATTCAACACAGAAGTATTATACCTACGTATGGGTGGTACCTTCCCTGGACCACGTCGGACCTGAACCACTTGTGCTAGAAGTGGTTTTCTCAG AGAGCTACCTGCCCAAGGATGATGGGGAGTTTTACCAGTTCTGCTATGTGGATAGCTTTGGTCATGTCAAAGGAGCCAGCACCCCATTCTGCTTCCAAAACCCAGCAGAAGCAAGCCTTGACTGCAGCTTGGAGAAGGACCTGTTAGTCATAACTACACAG GAGCAGGCAGAAAAGCTAGAGAAGGAGAAAGAAGACTTTGTGAAAGAAATTGAGtctttaaaagaaacaaatgtgaTCCTGAAAAAAGAGTTGGGTGAAAGACTGCATGAGATCTGCCGTCTCAGG AGCACCATAGAGGATTCAAAGTCAAAGGATAAACCAGAACCACCACTGCCAGATGTTCCCAGTTTAAACTGCACTGAAGAG TCACTGACATCTCTGCAAGAAAAGTACGATAGAGCTGTTCAAAAGATCTGCTTGCTTAAGAAAGGAAGGACAGAGTTACAGCAACAGCTTGAACTCAAGAATGGGGAAGTCCTCAG GCTAAACACCTTGTTGAAAGAAGCAGAGCAAAATTACAACAAAGTACAGGACCAAGTCAAGCTGCTACAG GTGGATGTGCAAAGCAGCAAGAAAGACTATGAGAAATTGCACGCTGAAATCCAGGAGCTCAGGATAAAAAAGACTCTGGAGGACCGGAGGGCTGAAAACAAAGCATTACAAACATCCTTAGAGCATGAAGCCCAACAGAAAGAAGATAACTGTAAA ATACAGGTTCAAGCGCTGCTCAGTCAGCTGACAGAGGCCAGAGGGCTGCTTCGCTGTGAGGTGCAGAGTTGCAAAGACGCCTGCAAACGTGCGGAAACCGCCGAGCAGGAATTGAAGGAAGTGAAAAGGAAGCTTGAGGAGATAACCTTGAAACAGACAGAGGATGAGAAATCCAATCAAATCCAG GTACAGCTCCAGCAGGCACAAGACAAAATTTATGAAATGGCAGAGACATCAAGATCAGACAGAGAGAAGCTTGTGGAAAGGAACGAG gAACTGCAAGCAGAAATAAATAAGCTTAAAAGAACAATATTTGACTACCAGGTCGCATCTGTTGCTGCAATGTCTGATCAGATATCCAACCCTCAAAGCCAACTGGACTCCCTGGAGCAAACACCTGACTCTCATTTCTATGACAACATTGATGACATGACAG AAAATCCTTCTGATCAAGATAAACag ATTAGGGTCTGCCAGCATTGTCGGGTGGTCTTTCCTGGCATCAACGAGGTTGAACTGGTAGAACATGAGCAGTCTCACAAAATCTGTCCACTCTGCACTCTGATCTGTGATGATATGGAGCAGCAGGAGTTTGAAGATCACGTCTATAGTCATGAGGATTAG
- the LOC127969158 gene encoding vacuolar-sorting protein SNF8, with translation MHRRGVGAGAIAKKKLAEAKYKERGTVLAEDQIAQMSKQLETFKTHLEEFASKHKQEIRKNSQFRVQFQEMCATIGVDPLASGKGFWSEMLGVGDFYYELGVQIIEVCLALKHRNGGLITLDELHHRVLKGRGKFAQDVSQDDLVRAIKKLKAMGNGFGMIPVGGSYLVQSVPAELNMDHTVVLQLAEKKGYVTVSEIRDSLKWERERASHVLDHLLKEGLAWLDSQAAGEPQYWLPALFSELLSRDVTPEEANQMTP, from the exons ATGCACAGAAGAGGAGTAGGAGCTGGAGCGATCGCCAAAAAGAAACTTGCAGAG GCAAAGTATAAAGAGAGAGGAACTGTCCTTGCTGAGGATCAAATTGCACAG ATGTCAAAACAACTGGAAACCTTTAAGACCCATTTGGAAGAGTTTGCCAGCAAACACAAACAAGAAATCCGTAAGAACTCTCAGTTCAGGGTGCAGTTCCAAGAGATGTGTGCCACCATAGGAGTCGACCCACTGGCAT CTGGAAAAGGATTTTGGTCAGAGATGCTTGGAGTTGGAGATTTCTACTATGAGCTTGGTGTACAGATCATTGAAGTCTGTTTGGCTCTAAAACACAGAAATGGCG GTCTCATCACACTGGATGAACTTCACCACCGTGTCTTGAAAGGAAGAGGGAAGTTTGCACAGGATGTGAGCCA GGATGACTTGGTGCGGGCCATCAAGAAGCTCAAGGCTATGGGAAACGGCTTCGGGATGATTCCTGTTGGAGGCTCTTATCTAGTCCAGTCGGTCCCAGCAGAGCTCAACATGGATCACACTGTTGTCCTTCAACTAGCAGAG AAAAAGGGCTACGTGACAGTGAGCGAGATCAGAGACAGCCTCAAGTGGGAGAGAGAGCGGGCCAGTCACGTTCTT GATCACCTGCTGAAGGAAGGCTTAGCATGGCTGGACTCCCAAGCTGCGGGAGAGCCACAGTACTGGCTTCCTGCTCTGTTCTCGGAGCTGTTATCACGGGACGTTACGCCTGAGGAGGCCAACCAAATGACACCTTGA
- the LOC127969154 gene encoding alpha-N-acetylgalactosaminide alpha-2,6-sialyltransferase 1-like isoform X1 — protein sequence MQNAWAVISIILTCCMLLYLVLWMNLSEQFYSLYSEKPIYSTEQEINITPIPVLYKKNFTKLPVWDFEDFYLRDNEARDPTCPKSLYNTEDLKFKEKVLPDIQLWLYKGLLNITEWNRLAHFNNPFGFMEYKYNEIKRAVDLIPKPKSSILLPVHENSKDGCIRCAVVGSSGILNNSKMGKEIDSHDYVFRVNGAVTQGYEEDVGNRTSVYIHTAFSLYSNILSLKKYGFNSVPQDEGIKYVMIPEGRRDFEWLQGLLQGKEANGSFKGVRPLKYFEGKFNEGRFYVLHPDFLRYIRNRLMPSKQMQGIHWSLYRPTNGAFALFLAIHTCDIVDAYGFITEDHHKYSNYYYEKLKKTNVIFYINHDYGLEIKTWKKLHDSGIIRLFQRH from the exons ATGCAGAACGCCTGGGCTGTTATTAGCATCATACTGACTTGTTGCATGCTGCTTTATCTAGTGCTTTGGATGAATCTTTCTGAACAGTTTTACAG TTTGTACAGTGAAAAACCCATTTACTCCACTGAGCAAGAAATCAACATAACACCCATTCCAGTTCTCTATAAGAAAAATTTTACAAAACTTCCAGTGTGGGATTTTGAAGACTTTTATTTGCGAGACAATGAAGCAAGAGATCCT ACCTGTCCAAAGTCCCTTTACAACACAGAGGATCTCAAGTTCAAGGAGAAAGTTCTTCCTGACATTCAGCTGTGGCTGTACAAAGGTCTACTCAACATAACAGAATGGAATCGATTAGCACACTTCAACAATCCCTTCGGCTTCATGGAATACAAGTACAATG AGATAAAAAGAGCAGTGGATTTGATACCAAAGCCCAAGTCTTCAATATTACTGCCTGTGCATGAAAATTCAAAGGATGGCTGTATCCGCTGTGCTGTTGTGGGCTCTAGTGGCATTCTCAATAACTCAAAGATGGGCAAAGAGATAGACTCCCATGATTATGTTTTTCG AGTAAATGGGGCTGTTACTCAAGGTTACGAGGAGGATGTTGGAAACAGAACATCAGTTTATATACACACTGCTTTTTCCTTGTATTCCAACATTCTGAGTTTAAAAAAGTATGGCTTTAACAGTGTTCCACAAGATGAG gGTATCAAATATGTAATGATCCCTGAAGGCCGGAGGGACTTTGAGTGGCTCCAAGGCCTTTTGCAGGGAAAAGAAGCCAACGGGTCATTCAAGGGTGTGAG GCCACTGAAATATTTCGAAGGGAAATTTAACGAGGGTAGATTCTATGTTCTTCACCCTGACTTTCTTCGATACATTCGCAACAG attAATGCCTTCCAAACAAATGCAGGGCATTCACTGGTCATTGTACCGACCGACCAATGGAGCGTTTGCTTTGTTCTTGGCTATTCACACATGTGATATT GTGGACGCCTATGGATTTAtcacagaagaccaccataagTACTCCAACTATTAttatgaaaagttaaaaaaaacaaatgtaattttctaTATCAACCATGACTATGGACTGGAGATAAAGACTTGGAAGAAACTGCATGACTCTGGAATCATTAGACTTTTCCAAAGACACTAA
- the LOC127969154 gene encoding alpha-N-acetylgalactosaminide alpha-2,6-sialyltransferase 1-like isoform X2 produces METEIKRAVDLIPKPKSSILLPVHENSKDGCIRCAVVGSSGILNNSKMGKEIDSHDYVFRVNGAVTQGYEEDVGNRTSVYIHTAFSLYSNILSLKKYGFNSVPQDEGIKYVMIPEGRRDFEWLQGLLQGKEANGSFKGVRPLKYFEGKFNEGRFYVLHPDFLRYIRNRLMPSKQMQGIHWSLYRPTNGAFALFLAIHTCDIVDAYGFITEDHHKYSNYYYEKLKKTNVIFYINHDYGLEIKTWKKLHDSGIIRLFQRH; encoded by the exons ATGGAAACAG AGATAAAAAGAGCAGTGGATTTGATACCAAAGCCCAAGTCTTCAATATTACTGCCTGTGCATGAAAATTCAAAGGATGGCTGTATCCGCTGTGCTGTTGTGGGCTCTAGTGGCATTCTCAATAACTCAAAGATGGGCAAAGAGATAGACTCCCATGATTATGTTTTTCG AGTAAATGGGGCTGTTACTCAAGGTTACGAGGAGGATGTTGGAAACAGAACATCAGTTTATATACACACTGCTTTTTCCTTGTATTCCAACATTCTGAGTTTAAAAAAGTATGGCTTTAACAGTGTTCCACAAGATGAG gGTATCAAATATGTAATGATCCCTGAAGGCCGGAGGGACTTTGAGTGGCTCCAAGGCCTTTTGCAGGGAAAAGAAGCCAACGGGTCATTCAAGGGTGTGAG GCCACTGAAATATTTCGAAGGGAAATTTAACGAGGGTAGATTCTATGTTCTTCACCCTGACTTTCTTCGATACATTCGCAACAG attAATGCCTTCCAAACAAATGCAGGGCATTCACTGGTCATTGTACCGACCGACCAATGGAGCGTTTGCTTTGTTCTTGGCTATTCACACATGTGATATT GTGGACGCCTATGGATTTAtcacagaagaccaccataagTACTCCAACTATTAttatgaaaagttaaaaaaaacaaatgtaattttctaTATCAACCATGACTATGGACTGGAGATAAAGACTTGGAAGAAACTGCATGACTCTGGAATCATTAGACTTTTCCAAAGACACTAA